A region of Bacteroidetes bacterium GWF2_43_63 DNA encodes the following proteins:
- a CDS encoding cytosol nonspecific dipeptidase (catalyzes the hydrolysis of Xaa-His dipeptides): MSQEIKNLEPKEVWTYFYELTQIPRPSKHEEKVREYMVNFGKSLGLETIVDKVGNVIIRKPATPGMENRQGIVLQGHIDMVPQKNSDKDFDFEKDAIQAFVDGEWVTADGTTLGADNGMGVAAAMAVLASKTIKHGPIEALMTIDEETGMTGAFGLEGGVLKADILINLDSEDEGEMYVGCAGGLDANIIMKYTTIPVPAGHKAFKLSLTGLKGGHSGMEIILGRGNANKLMNRFMKHAVEEHGMMVASIHGGSLRNAIPRESFAVVTVPSEKANDFTSCVKKMEETFRHELSATEPDMKFFVSEEAVPAAVIDPQIIWKLTRAIYACPNGVMRMSDAMPGLVETSNNLASVDTENGTIIIKNLLRSSVDSAKDALGHAVSGVFELAGAEVELSGAYPGWKPNMDSAILKSCREMYQGMYGKIPEIKAIHAGLECGLLGAVYPNWDMISFGPTIRYPHSPDEKVNIASVQKFFDFLVKVLENAPAK; this comes from the coding sequence ATGAGTCAGGAAATCAAAAATCTCGAACCAAAAGAAGTATGGACATACTTTTATGAATTGACACAAATTCCACGTCCTTCGAAGCACGAAGAAAAAGTGCGCGAATACATGGTGAACTTCGGCAAATCGCTCGGGCTGGAAACCATCGTTGACAAAGTCGGAAACGTTATTATCCGCAAACCGGCAACACCGGGAATGGAAAACCGCCAGGGCATTGTTCTGCAGGGGCATATCGACATGGTTCCACAGAAAAACAGCGACAAGGATTTTGATTTTGAAAAAGATGCCATTCAGGCCTTTGTTGACGGCGAATGGGTAACCGCAGACGGCACTACACTTGGCGCCGACAACGGAATGGGCGTAGCAGCAGCCATGGCTGTGCTTGCCTCGAAAACCATTAAACACGGCCCTATCGAAGCGCTGATGACCATTGACGAAGAAACCGGAATGACCGGCGCTTTTGGTCTCGAAGGCGGTGTGCTTAAAGCCGATATTCTGATTAACCTCGACAGCGAAGATGAAGGCGAAATGTACGTTGGCTGCGCCGGCGGACTCGATGCCAACATCATCATGAAATATACGACCATACCGGTACCTGCAGGACACAAGGCTTTCAAACTCAGCCTCACCGGCCTGAAAGGCGGACACAGTGGAATGGAAATTATTCTTGGTCGCGGCAATGCGAATAAACTTATGAATCGTTTCATGAAACATGCCGTTGAAGAACATGGAATGATGGTCGCTTCTATTCATGGAGGTTCACTCCGCAACGCCATTCCGCGCGAATCATTTGCCGTTGTTACTGTTCCTTCAGAAAAAGCAAATGATTTTACAAGCTGCGTGAAAAAAATGGAGGAAACATTCCGCCACGAGCTTTCTGCAACCGAACCGGATATGAAATTTTTCGTCAGCGAAGAAGCTGTGCCGGCTGCAGTTATTGATCCGCAAATCATCTGGAAACTAACCCGTGCCATCTATGCTTGTCCCAATGGCGTTATGCGCATGAGCGATGCCATGCCCGGTCTGGTCGAAACATCGAACAACCTGGCCAGTGTGGATACTGAAAACGGTACAATCATAATCAAGAATCTGTTGCGCAGCTCTGTTGATTCAGCCAAAGACGCGCTCGGACACGCAGTTTCAGGAGTTTTTGAACTGGCCGGCGCCGAAGTTGAACTCTCAGGTGCTTATCCAGGCTGGAAGCCCAATATGGACAGTGCCATTTTGAAAAGCTGCCGCGAAATGTATCAGGGTATGTATGGAAAAATTCCTGAAATCAAAGCCATTCATGCCGGTCTCGAATGCGGTCTGCTCGGCGCTGTTTATCCCAACTGGGACATGATTTCGTTTGGTCCGACCATCCGCTATCCACACAGTCCGGATGAAAAAGTGAATATCGCTTCTGTACAAAAATTCTTCGACTTTTTAGTAAAGGTGCTGGAAAATGCGCCTGCTAAGTAA
- a CDS encoding bifunctional 3,4-dihydroxy-2-butanone 4-phosphate synthase/GTP cyclohydrolase II, which translates to MEKKLNSIEEVLPDLKAGKVIIVVDDEDRENEGDFVTAGETITADTVNFMARYGRGLICAPLTMERATELKLDLMVKDNTSLHETPFTVSIDLLRDGCTTGISALDRAKTIAAMANENYLPEDFGRPGHIFPLRARPGGVLERAGHTEACVDMCKIAGMKPVAALVEIMNEDGTMARLPQLYEIAEKFDLKITSVKALIEYRLKTECLVRMEEAVNFPTEFGHFQLVAFTQLTNNLPHLALVKGDITTPDPVLIRVHSSCVTGDIFGSHKCDCGPQLHRSMQMIEKEGRGVILYMNQEGRGIGLINKLKAYHLQELGRDTVEANLELGFKGDERDYGIGAQILRMLGITKMKLITNNPVKRIGLESYGLEITETIPIIVEPNQYNQFYLDTKRNKMGHKLK; encoded by the coding sequence ATGGAAAAGAAATTAAACAGCATAGAAGAAGTACTCCCAGACCTGAAAGCAGGCAAAGTAATCATTGTGGTGGACGATGAAGATCGTGAGAACGAAGGCGATTTTGTTACCGCCGGTGAGACCATTACAGCCGATACGGTAAACTTCATGGCACGTTACGGTCGCGGACTCATTTGTGCTCCACTCACCATGGAGCGCGCTACAGAACTCAAACTCGACCTGATGGTGAAGGATAATACTTCATTACACGAAACGCCATTCACTGTATCAATCGACCTTTTACGTGACGGATGCACAACCGGAATTTCTGCGCTTGACCGCGCAAAGACCATTGCAGCCATGGCCAACGAGAATTATCTGCCCGAAGATTTTGGTCGCCCGGGACATATATTCCCGCTGCGCGCCAGACCAGGCGGCGTTCTCGAACGTGCCGGGCACACAGAGGCCTGTGTCGATATGTGTAAAATTGCAGGCATGAAACCGGTTGCGGCACTGGTCGAAATCATGAACGAAGACGGCACCATGGCTCGCCTGCCCCAACTATACGAAATTGCAGAAAAGTTCGATCTTAAAATAACTTCAGTAAAAGCACTGATTGAATACCGGCTGAAAACCGAATGTCTCGTTCGTATGGAAGAGGCCGTAAATTTCCCGACAGAGTTTGGCCATTTTCAATTAGTAGCATTCACACAGCTCACAAACAACCTTCCACATCTGGCACTTGTTAAAGGCGACATCACAACCCCGGATCCAGTGCTGATTCGCGTGCATTCATCGTGTGTGACCGGCGATATTTTCGGAAGTCATAAATGTGATTGCGGACCACAGCTGCACCGATCCATGCAGATGATTGAAAAAGAAGGTCGCGGAGTGATTCTGTATATGAATCAGGAAGGACGCGGCATTGGACTTATCAATAAACTGAAAGCTTATCATTTACAGGAACTCGGACGCGATACGGTTGAAGCCAATCTTGAATTAGGCTTCAAAGGCGACGAGCGTGATTACGGTATTGGCGCACAGATTCTGCGAATGCTGGGCATCACCAAAATGAAACTTATCACCAACAATCCTGTGAAACGAATCGGACTCGAAAGCTACGGACTCGAAATTACCGAAACCATTCCAATCATTGTAGAGCCCAATCAATACAATCAGTTTTACCTGGACACAAAACGAAATAAGATGGGGCATAAATTGAAATAA
- a CDS encoding methionine gamma-lyase (catalyzes the formation of methanethiol and 2-ocobutanoate from L-methionine): protein MKNVKDLGLNTQLVHAGDFEDAFGSAVTPIYQTSTFAFRNAQQGADRFAGKEKGFIYSRIGNPTIGALEEKLAVMENGFAGIATSSGMGAVSTVYIALLSKGDHMVSSAAVYGPSRNIMENHFTRFGIESTYVDSSDLSQIEKAIKPNTKLLYLETPANPTMTITDIKAASELAHKHGILVCVDNTFCSPVLQKPLDLGADIVLHSLTKYINGHADIVGGAIVAKTEETYKKLRAIMVGFGYNMDPHQAYLVIRGAKTLALRVERAQESAMIIAEFLESHPKIERVMYPGLKSHPQYELAQKQAKGPGSMISFEMKGGYEAGVKLMDNVHLIMLAVSLGGVESLIQHPASMTHAAVSAEGKKSAFITEGLVRFSIGIEEVEDILNDLKQALEMV from the coding sequence ATGAAGAACGTTAAAGATTTAGGATTGAACACACAGTTGGTTCATGCAGGTGATTTTGAAGATGCTTTTGGGAGTGCGGTAACACCGATATATCAGACATCGACATTTGCTTTCCGCAATGCACAGCAGGGTGCTGACCGCTTTGCCGGAAAAGAAAAAGGATTTATTTATAGCCGTATTGGCAATCCGACAATTGGCGCTTTGGAAGAGAAACTCGCTGTGATGGAAAACGGCTTTGCCGGTATTGCAACAAGCTCAGGAATGGGTGCGGTGTCAACCGTTTACATCGCCCTGCTTTCAAAAGGCGATCACATGGTAAGTTCTGCAGCTGTTTACGGCCCCAGCCGCAACATTATGGAAAACCATTTCACGCGCTTCGGTATTGAAAGCACCTATGTGGATTCGAGCGACCTGAGCCAGATTGAAAAGGCGATTAAGCCGAACACCAAACTTCTTTATCTTGAAACGCCCGCCAATCCTACGATGACGATTACTGACATCAAAGCTGCATCGGAACTGGCACACAAGCATGGAATTCTGGTTTGCGTCGATAATACTTTCTGCAGCCCGGTGTTGCAAAAGCCGCTGGATCTGGGTGCTGATATTGTTTTGCATTCACTCACCAAATACATCAACGGACACGCTGACATTGTAGGCGGAGCCATCGTTGCAAAGACTGAAGAAACATACAAAAAACTGCGCGCTATCATGGTCGGCTTTGGTTACAATATGGATCCGCACCAGGCGTATTTAGTTATTCGCGGAGCAAAAACACTTGCTTTGCGCGTAGAGCGCGCTCAGGAAAGTGCAATGATAATTGCTGAGTTTCTCGAAAGCCATCCAAAAATTGAGCGCGTTATGTATCCGGGATTGAAGTCGCACCCTCAATACGAACTTGCTCAAAAACAGGCCAAAGGTCCCGGCAGCATGATCAGCTTTGAGATGAAAGGGGGCTATGAAGCTGGCGTAAAACTTATGGACAATGTCCACCTCATTATGCTTGCAGTCTCGCTGGGCGGTGTTGAATCGCTCATACAGCATCCTGCATCGATGACACACGCTGCAGTTTCGGCAGAAGGGAAAAAATCAGCTTTCATTACCGAAGGACTGGTGCGCTTTTCAATCGGTATCGAAGAAGTTGAAGATATTTTGAACGACCTGAAACAAGCACTCGAAATGGTGTAA
- a CDS encoding non-canonical purine NTP pyrophosphatase, RdgB/HAM1 family produces the protein MKLVFATNNAHKLEEARQILLPFVEVISLNDAGFFEDIEETGLTLEANASIKATTIFAATGLDCFADDTGLEIEALDGRPGVYSARYAGPGHDFSANVDKVLEELQNESNRCARFRTAVSLILDGKEFFFEGIVEGSIMFERAGTGGFGYDPVFRPDGFLKSFAELNSDEKNAISHRGRALAKMVDFLKTLNS, from the coding sequence ATGAAACTTGTTTTTGCAACCAACAATGCCCATAAACTCGAGGAAGCACGCCAAATATTATTGCCCTTTGTTGAGGTAATCAGTTTGAATGATGCGGGCTTTTTCGAAGATATTGAAGAGACCGGTCTGACACTGGAGGCGAATGCTTCAATCAAGGCTACAACTATTTTTGCTGCAACTGGTTTGGATTGTTTTGCCGATGATACCGGGCTCGAAATTGAAGCACTTGATGGTCGTCCAGGTGTCTATTCGGCACGCTATGCTGGTCCCGGCCATGATTTCAGCGCAAACGTTGATAAGGTTCTTGAAGAATTACAAAACGAATCAAATCGCTGTGCCCGGTTCAGAACTGCGGTGTCATTGATCCTTGACGGCAAGGAATTCTTTTTCGAAGGTATTGTCGAGGGATCAATAATGTTTGAAAGGGCTGGTACTGGAGGCTTTGGTTATGATCCGGTTTTCAGGCCTGATGGTTTTTTGAAAAGCTTTGCCGAGTTGAATTCTGACGAGAAAAACGCCATCAGTCACCGGGGCAGGGCATTGGCGAAAATGGTTGATTTTCTGAAAACACTCAATTCTTGA
- a CDS encoding single-stranded-DNA-specific exonuclease RecJ, which yields MLAKRWILKDQGNEELIRLLMEQVNVNRTLANLLVQRGIDSYDSAKAFFRPSIENLHDPFLMKDMDKAVDRLVLAIDRKESILLYGDYDVDGTTAVAIVYKFLKRFKLPLDYYIPDRFTEGYGISIKGIDYASETGCSLIIAVDCGIKDQEKVLYATEKGIDCIICDHHRPGDDIPDAVAVLDPKQKDCNYPFEELSGAGVGFKLMQGLAQRLSIPFDELKLLLDLVTLSIAADIVPVIGENRILSFYGLKMINSNPSAGIEAILRTAGVKRRPDSYYKTDYSFTKKITISDLVFIVGPRVNAAGRIQSGKNSVDLLISENADQADIIATQIDNLNIERKSLDSNATTEALLAIAESLDDAGRRSTVLFNPAWPKGILGIVASRLTEHYYKPTIVFTRANDEGVITGSARSIKDFDIYEAVETCSDLLIHWGGHTYAAGLSLKESDFETFRRRFDEFAQAKISDDMMIPVIEVDSYLDFNEVTKKFYSVLKQFAPFGPGNMNPVFQTNRVYDNGFSKLVGNNHIKLMVTQSHYKGVGLPGIAFQLGEYFTQIESQKPFDIVYALEENEWNGNTTLQLNIKDIRIEKEKEESQEQ from the coding sequence ATGCTTGCAAAACGGTGGATATTAAAGGATCAGGGAAATGAGGAACTCATACGCCTGTTGATGGAACAGGTAAACGTGAATCGAACCTTGGCTAATCTACTTGTACAGCGCGGCATTGATTCATATGATTCGGCAAAAGCATTCTTCCGGCCCAGTATCGAAAATCTCCACGACCCTTTCCTGATGAAGGACATGGATAAAGCCGTTGACAGACTTGTTTTGGCAATAGACCGCAAAGAATCCATTTTGCTTTATGGCGATTATGACGTTGATGGCACTACCGCAGTAGCCATCGTTTATAAGTTTCTGAAGCGTTTCAAACTGCCACTTGATTATTACATTCCGGACCGTTTTACAGAAGGATATGGGATTTCGATAAAAGGAATCGATTACGCTTCGGAAACGGGCTGCTCGCTTATAATTGCGGTTGACTGCGGCATCAAGGATCAGGAAAAAGTACTGTATGCCACTGAAAAAGGCATTGACTGTATCATTTGCGATCACCACCGGCCGGGCGATGATATTCCGGATGCTGTGGCTGTCCTCGATCCTAAACAAAAAGACTGTAATTATCCGTTTGAGGAGCTTTCGGGTGCCGGCGTTGGGTTTAAACTAATGCAGGGACTTGCTCAAAGACTTAGTATTCCCTTTGACGAACTAAAACTACTTCTCGATCTTGTAACATTAAGCATCGCTGCGGATATCGTTCCGGTAATTGGCGAAAACAGGATTTTGTCATTCTACGGATTGAAAATGATTAATTCCAACCCAAGTGCTGGAATTGAAGCCATTCTTCGAACCGCTGGTGTTAAACGCAGACCCGATAGTTATTACAAAACCGACTATTCGTTCACGAAAAAAATAACCATCTCCGACCTTGTTTTTATTGTTGGGCCACGCGTAAATGCTGCGGGCCGCATTCAGAGCGGTAAAAACTCAGTAGATCTTTTGATCAGCGAAAATGCAGATCAGGCCGACATCATTGCCACTCAAATTGACAACCTCAATATTGAGCGCAAGAGTCTTGATTCAAACGCCACAACGGAAGCACTTTTAGCTATCGCAGAATCACTCGACGATGCAGGACGACGATCGACGGTCCTCTTTAATCCTGCATGGCCAAAAGGAATTCTTGGTATCGTTGCATCACGCCTCACTGAACACTATTACAAACCCACCATTGTTTTTACAAGAGCCAACGATGAAGGCGTAATTACTGGCAGTGCGCGCTCGATCAAGGATTTTGATATTTACGAAGCTGTTGAAACCTGCAGCGATCTGCTCATTCACTGGGGCGGACACACCTATGCCGCAGGGCTCTCCCTCAAAGAGTCCGACTTTGAAACATTCAGAAGGCGGTTTGATGAATTTGCACAGGCCAAAATTTCGGATGATATGATGATCCCCGTAATTGAAGTGGATTCATATCTTGATTTTAATGAAGTCACGAAAAAATTCTATTCTGTACTCAAACAATTTGCGCCATTCGGCCCAGGCAATATGAATCCTGTATTTCAAACAAACAGGGTGTACGACAATGGCTTCTCGAAACTTGTAGGAAACAACCATATTAAACTGATGGTGACCCAAAGCCACTACAAAGGCGTTGGATTGCCAGGTATCGCATTTCAGCTTGGAGAATATTTCACGCAGATTGAAAGCCAGAAACCGTTTGACATCGTGTATGCACTCGAAGAAAACGAATGGAACGGCAATACCACGCTGCAGCTGAATATAAAAGACATCAGAATCGAAAAGGAAAAAGAAGAATCACAGGAACAATGA
- a CDS encoding GTPase HflX: protein MKSQGNITAKPKERAILVGLITYQQPETKALEYLEELDFLARTSDAVVVKHFTQRLEKPDGRTFVGKGKLEEIAHYVEEHEINIIVFDDELTPTQLRNIEEVVQCKILDRTNLILDIFAFRARTAYARTQVELAQYEYILPRLTRMWTHLSKQRGGIGMKGPGEKEIETDRRVIRKRISLLKEELKDIDKQKLTQRKQREKLIRVSLVGYTNVGKSTLMNVISKSEVFAENKLFATLDTTVRKVTYNALAFLLSDTVGFIRKLPHHLVESFKSTLDEIREADLLLHVVDVSHPNYEEQMETVSKTLLEIGAGDKPVIIVFNKIDLYKHEENFLDEETDKTPQQLLEESIVGRIDTPAVFISAKKGDNISKLKELVFEKVKELHTGKYPGTVPFY, encoded by the coding sequence TTGAAATCACAAGGCAACATTACTGCTAAACCTAAGGAAAGAGCAATCCTTGTAGGACTCATAACATATCAGCAGCCCGAAACAAAAGCGCTTGAATACTTAGAGGAGCTCGATTTTCTGGCGCGCACCTCCGATGCCGTTGTTGTAAAACATTTTACACAGCGACTCGAAAAACCCGACGGACGCACGTTTGTAGGCAAAGGCAAGCTCGAAGAAATTGCACATTATGTCGAAGAGCACGAAATCAACATCATCGTATTCGATGATGAACTAACACCTACACAACTCCGCAACATTGAAGAAGTAGTCCAATGCAAAATTCTGGATCGCACCAACCTGATTCTGGATATCTTTGCATTTCGCGCCAGAACTGCTTATGCGCGCACTCAGGTTGAACTCGCACAATACGAATATATCCTGCCCCGCCTCACCCGCATGTGGACTCACCTTTCGAAACAGCGCGGTGGCATTGGGATGAAGGGCCCCGGTGAAAAAGAAATCGAAACCGACCGTCGTGTTATCCGCAAACGAATTTCATTACTTAAAGAAGAACTAAAGGACATTGACAAACAAAAACTTACTCAGCGTAAACAGCGCGAAAAACTGATCCGCGTTTCACTGGTTGGGTACACCAATGTTGGTAAAAGCACATTGATGAATGTAATTTCGAAGTCCGAAGTTTTTGCTGAAAACAAATTGTTTGCAACACTCGATACCACGGTTCGGAAAGTCACTTATAACGCGCTTGCATTTCTGCTCAGCGACACGGTTGGATTCATTCGTAAATTGCCACATCATCTGGTTGAATCGTTCAAATCGACGCTCGATGAAATCCGCGAAGCCGATCTGCTGCTGCATGTAGTCGATGTTTCGCATCCCAACTACGAAGAGCAAATGGAAACCGTGAGTAAGACATTGCTTGAAATCGGTGCCGGTGACAAACCGGTCATCATTGTTTTCAATAAAATTGATTTGTATAAACACGAGGAAAATTTCCTGGACGAAGAAACCGACAAAACACCGCAGCAACTGCTCGAGGAGAGCATTGTAGGCCGTATTGACACTCCTGCTGTTTTTATTTCAGCGAAAAAAGGTGACAATATCAGCAAATTGAAAGAATTGGTTTTTGAAAAAGTGAAAGAACTGCACACCGGCAAATATCCGGGGACTGTGCCGTTTTATTGA
- a CDS encoding Rrf2 family transcriptional regulator, which yields MSKPIQLSEAASIGIHALVLISNSEGHFMNVNVIAEKTGASKNHIAKVMQTLVRAGFVSSVRGPAGGFTLAVDPTEITLLDIYEAIEGKISIKACPFDKPVCPFDKCLMGGIFHQVTDELVKYLKANTLKDMEHLRKNNP from the coding sequence ATGTCAAAACCAATTCAATTGTCCGAAGCTGCTTCTATTGGGATTCATGCACTGGTGCTGATTTCAAATAGCGAAGGACATTTTATGAATGTAAATGTGATTGCGGAAAAAACAGGTGCCAGCAAAAATCATATTGCAAAAGTGATGCAGACGTTGGTGCGGGCGGGTTTCGTAAGCTCGGTACGCGGCCCTGCCGGAGGTTTTACACTGGCCGTTGACCCTACAGAAATCACTCTGCTTGATATTTATGAAGCCATTGAAGGAAAAATTTCCATCAAAGCCTGCCCCTTTGACAAGCCTGTATGCCCTTTCGACAAATGTTTGATGGGCGGTATATTTCATCAGGTGACAGACGAATTGGTAAAATATCTTAAAGCAAACACGCTGAAAGATATGGAACATCTAAGGAAAAATAATCCGTGA
- a CDS encoding YggS family pyridoxal phosphate enzyme yields the protein MGIAENIQRIVSQLPASVRLVAVSKTKPVEALHEAYDSGQRIFGENYVQELCSKHPLLPADIEWHLIGHLQTNKVKYVAPFVSCIQSVDSEKLLKEIDKEARKNNRVIDVLLEISIASDGSKFGFQPDDTFLFLKEGRYKLFPNVRFCGVMGMGSFSDTESITRIEYRSLKIVFNKLKVAIFKNEDVFSEISMGMSYDYHIAIEEGSTLVRVGTSIFGERNYNQ from the coding sequence ATGGGTATTGCAGAAAATATTCAGAGAATTGTTTCGCAATTGCCTGCCAGTGTGCGATTGGTTGCCGTAAGCAAGACCAAACCGGTTGAAGCTTTGCACGAAGCGTATGATTCCGGGCAGCGCATTTTCGGCGAGAATTATGTACAGGAGCTGTGTTCAAAGCATCCGCTCTTGCCTGCTGATATCGAGTGGCATCTGATTGGCCATTTGCAAACCAACAAAGTGAAATACGTTGCCCCTTTTGTATCGTGCATTCAGAGTGTTGATAGCGAAAAATTGCTGAAGGAAATTGACAAGGAAGCTCGTAAAAACAATCGGGTCATTGATGTTCTGCTTGAAATATCCATTGCGTCAGATGGCTCCAAATTTGGCTTTCAGCCCGATGACACATTTTTATTTCTTAAAGAGGGGCGTTATAAGCTTTTCCCAAATGTACGTTTCTGCGGTGTGATGGGAATGGGTAGTTTCAGCGATACAGAGTCTATAACCCGAATTGAGTACCGCTCACTGAAAATTGTATTCAATAAACTCAAAGTTGCCATTTTTAAAAACGAAGATGTTTTCAGCGAAATCAGCATGGGCATGAGCTATGATTATCACATAGCCATTGAAGAAGGCAGCACGCTGGTGCGGGTTGGTACTTCCATTTTCGGAGAGCGAAACTATAACCAATAA
- a CDS encoding peptide-methionine (S)-S-oxide reductase has translation MIKIILAAGCFWSVQYKLNSLEGVIETKAVYAGGEVPEATYQQVCSGTTGHAEGVLVTYNDSVLSTEDLLRFFFLTHDATQLNRQGPDIGEQYRSGVFYFNEEQRMVALKVIEELQQLPKYAGKKITTVVEPVSLYNNAEEYHQEYYKKKGF, from the coding sequence ATGATAAAAATAATTCTTGCAGCTGGCTGTTTCTGGTCAGTTCAATATAAGCTGAATTCGCTCGAAGGAGTGATTGAAACCAAGGCGGTTTATGCTGGCGGCGAAGTGCCTGAAGCAACGTACCAGCAGGTGTGTTCTGGCACCACGGGTCATGCAGAAGGCGTTCTGGTGACTTATAACGATTCTGTTTTATCAACTGAAGATCTTTTGCGCTTTTTCTTTCTAACCCACGATGCAACGCAGCTAAACCGTCAGGGTCCTGATATCGGCGAACAATATCGATCAGGCGTTTTTTATTTCAACGAAGAGCAGCGCATGGTAGCATTAAAAGTAATAGAAGAATTGCAGCAGCTGCCCAAATATGCCGGCAAGAAAATCACAACGGTTGTAGAGCCCGTTTCGCTGTATAATAACGCTGAAGAATATCATCAGGAGTACTATAAGAAGAAGGGCTTTTGA
- a CDS encoding tryptophan--tRNA ligase, with amino-acid sequence MSRILSGIRPTGNLHLGNYFGAVKNFVRLQEENECYFFIADYHSLTTHPTPENLNYNVRQVLAEFVGCGLDPEKATLYIQSDVPETIELYLFLNMNAYLGELERVTSFKDKIRKQPNNVNAGLLTYPSLMAADILIHHADKVPVGKDQEQHLEMTRTFANRFNRLYKTEYFKEPEAFNFGAELVKVPGLDGGGKMGKSEGEGNAIFLIDDEKTISKKIMRAVTDSGPTEQNQTPPQSIQNLFSLLEIVSAEDTLKFFRESYANCSIRYGDLKKQLAVDMNLFISPIRERILSVASDTAYLSKVAATGREKAQASASKTIKEVREIIGFKTL; translated from the coding sequence ATGAGCAGAATATTAAGCGGAATCCGCCCCACGGGCAATCTTCATCTGGGTAATTATTTTGGCGCAGTCAAGAATTTTGTGCGTCTGCAGGAAGAAAATGAATGCTATTTTTTTATAGCTGATTATCACAGTCTGACAACACATCCAACGCCGGAAAATCTGAACTACAATGTACGTCAGGTTTTAGCAGAATTTGTCGGCTGCGGCCTTGACCCTGAAAAAGCAACCCTCTATATTCAGAGCGATGTCCCAGAAACCATCGAATTGTATTTGTTCCTCAATATGAATGCCTACCTGGGCGAGCTGGAGCGGGTTACATCATTTAAAGACAAAATTCGCAAGCAACCAAATAACGTGAATGCCGGGCTGCTCACCTACCCATCCCTGATGGCTGCTGATATTCTGATTCACCACGCAGACAAAGTTCCGGTTGGAAAAGATCAGGAACAGCATCTTGAAATGACCCGCACATTTGCCAATCGCTTCAATCGATTGTACAAAACAGAATATTTTAAAGAACCCGAAGCATTTAATTTCGGCGCCGAGCTCGTAAAAGTACCGGGACTGGATGGCGGAGGCAAAATGGGAAAATCGGAAGGCGAAGGCAATGCCATTTTTTTGATTGATGACGAAAAAACGATTTCAAAAAAAATCATGCGTGCTGTTACCGACAGCGGCCCCACAGAACAAAATCAGACACCGCCACAGTCAATTCAGAATTTATTTTCATTGCTTGAAATTGTTTCGGCTGAAGACACTTTGAAGTTTTTCCGCGAGTCGTATGCCAATTGTTCCATTCGCTATGGCGATCTGAAAAAACAACTGGCTGTTGACATGAACCTGTTTATTTCTCCCATTCGCGAACGCATTCTGAGCGTCGCTTCCGACACCGCTTATCTGTCGAAAGTGGCTGCAACCGGTCGTGAAAAAGCGCAGGCAAGTGCCTCGAAAACCATAAAAGAAGTTCGCGAAATCATCGGATTTAAAACACTCTAG